The nucleotide window CAGCAGACCGCCACGTCCGGGTGCGCGCAATCGCGCAGGGAAATACCCATGGTGATCGTACGGATGTCGAGGTTTTGCTGGTTGATCATCTCAATGGTCTGCATGATTTCGCTTGCATGTAACATGTGGTGTACACTCCTATTTTGCCGGAAGCGTGCGCCGAGAACGCAGGCTTGACAGCCATTTAATGATGCGGCCTTTTAAGCGGCCCCAGAGAATGCTTAGACAGATTGTAATGACATACACTGCTGCGATTCTGATCAGATACGTCGTGGCGATGCCGGAAATCCCCAACTGCGCCATCACACCGTTAACAATAAATATAATGAGACAATGCATTAAAAATATGTCATAAGAAGCGGCGTTGACCGCGTTTAAAAGCGGATTGCCGATTTTTCGATGCGTATAAAACCGGGACAACAGCGTCCAAAAAAACAAGATGGCGGCGGAGCAGTATAGAAAATGCCAATCTTCCAGCCAAATGATGTTGCGCTCTTTTGAAAAAGCAAAGACACTGAAAACGGCTTCCAGCAGCGAAACAGCGGCAAATAGGGTGGCAATCAAAATAAAATGGCGTTTGAGAAATGATGTGACCTTTTCATAATAAAGGCCTGCATAGCAGCCGGAAAGCCAATAGAACACATACGTTGTGAGCACCCTGTCGGTATAGGGGAAATGCGTCTTCGGGCTGATTGCTGTGATAATATCCGGCAAATACTGCCCCAAAACAAGGGTTATCAAGACGGCGCAGCCGAGCGCTATACGCGGCGGAACTTTTAAAACGATCCATCGCCATAAGGGCGCCAGCGCATAAAACTGAACGAGGACAACAATAAAATAAAATGGACTTACAAGGGTGCCGCTTAGCAGAGAGAAGCCGAGGCTGCGCCATGAAAAGGCAAAATAGCCTTGATGAATAAAATACAGGTCATAAAGGACATTCCAAAGGATATATGGGACGACGATTTTAATAAAGCGAGACAGATAAAAGCGCTTATACCGGATTTCGCCGCGGCTGTTTAAAAACAGCTTCAGCCCGCTTAAAAAAAGAAAGCCTTGAACGACAAAGGCCGACAGCCGCCATGGAATGAGAACGGCTATGTACTGCCAGGAATCTTTATAAAGCGCCGTTACCGGAGCGGAGGACACGTGAATAAAGATCACCAAAAGGCAAAGCAGCACGTTGAGGGCCGACAGCTCCGGCTTATGATTTTGGGGTCGGTTCATTCGGATGCCTTTCATTAAAAAAACACGTCACCGAAGTGAAGGTGGCGCTTAAATCCGATGCATGGCCTCAAAGATGTCTTCCCGCTGAATACGGATGGAGAGATTCCTCTCATCGCCGCTTGTTTTAAGGGATTTGGACAGCTCGTCAAACGGGATGCGGCAGTCCGACGGGTCCACCAGCATGATCATTGTAAAATACTCCTGCAGGATCGTCTGACTAATGTCCAGAATGTTGACACCGAAGTCGGCAAGCAGTGTGCAGACGTTGGCAATGATGCCAACCTGATCTTTGCCGATAACCGTTACGATAGCGCGCATAAAAGTTCCTCCAAAAAATATTATGACCGGCCGACCGAGAAATCAAGCTCATCAAGCGTTAACTCAAAAGCGCGGATAAAGTGCGCCATAAAATAGTCAACCTCCGGCATGCCGAGCGATTTTAATTTTGACAATGTTTGGGCGGCAGCGGATTTAAATTCCATGTTGCCGGTTTTAAGCTCTTCAAGACATTTGATATAAGCTGCCAGCTTGTCCGCCGCTTTGATGAGCTCTGCCAAGCCGCCCTGTTCCGCCGTGCAGGACAACAGCGGCGCATACGCCCCGCGCAACGCGTCTGGCAGCGTCATCAGCAGCTTTTCAGACGCCAGCGCCTCGACCTGCTTGTATGCGGCGCGAATGTCTGGGTTGTGATATTTCACAGGCGTCGGCATGTCGCCGGTAAAAATTTCCGAGGCGTCGTGAAAAAGCGCAACGGCGGCGGCTTTGCCGGGATCGCAGTCGATGCCGTAAACATCACGGCGGATGACGGCCAGCGCGTGCGCGATAACGGCCGTCATATGTGAGTGCTCCTGGACGTTTTCGGGGCTGCTGTTACGCATGAGCGACCAGCGGCCGATGTTTTTTAAGCGGGAGATAAACGCATAAAAGCTGTAATCCATCAAAACACCTCAGCCATCTGTTGAGCGCCCTAAAAACCGACTGGCAGCGGCGCAACCGAAAAGCTCATTTTATGTCAATCCATCGTCCATGATAACATGCGATATGGCCTATGTAAATAAATTGCCGCGAAAAAGAAAGCTGCTGGCAGGATTTGCTGATATTATTTAAAGGTGTGACGATTGAATGGCGCAGGCGCATCTGCTATAGTGATATTATTCCTGATAATTTGACAACGATCAGAGGGATGGAAGATGCGAGGGAAGAGTAAGCCAATAAAATCGGTAGTTGTTATATCGACGCTTGTGCTGTGCCTGACGCTCCTGAGCGCCTGTTTCTCGATCAAACAGGTCTTTGCACCGGACGGTGCGGCAACGGTGACGGACGGTTTTTCGGAGCCGACGGATGCGCAGAAAAAAGCTTTTTTTGACGGCGTCGCGGCGGTACTATTAAAAACGGTACAGCACAGCAACACTATTTCACAGGCGATGGCGACGGACTATCTAAATTTACAGACCGATGATACCACCGCCGGTTATACCGCTGAAACCATCCGCCTGACGTCACCGCAGAATGCCTCATCCGATGTGACAATGACAACGGAATCGATACGCAATTCTGAAACAGGGGACGCTGCGTTGTTAACCGTAAACCAAAAAGGCGGCACGACACATAGGTCCAATTTATTCTTTATTTCAAACATGATGTACCTGCAGAAGGACGGCGGCCAGCCGATGATCCGCCACATGCTGGATACGCAGGTTGCAGCGTCGTTTAGAGAGCTCCCCGCGATGACCCGTTTTTTACGCATTTTGGACGATACGAATGCCCCAAAAATGACAGATGATGCTTGGAAGGCGGACATCAACGGCTATTGCAGCGCGGTCGATGATATTTCAAACGGGCCGGATATTATAACTTCAAGCGAAAATAACACATTTGCAGGCGTCAATGTCACTTGCGCGGCGAAGACGCTCACGCTCCGCGGTGAGAATGCGCTATCGGCCGCACGCAGCCTTTTGTCGCTTCTAGGGCAGGACGCGTCACTGAAGGCATCCTTCAACACCTATTTAATGACGGATGGCGGCCAGTACGGCGTGACCGGTTTTGACGGCATGATTCGTGACATCGACGCGTTAAAAACGGACGGGCGCAACAGCGCCGTGCTGACAATAAAGCTCGTGACCACCGATGGCCCGACAGGCCTTCACCTTCTGCTGAAAGTGGGGGAGAAAACGTTTTCACTTGATTTGTCCTTTTATGAAAAAGATGGGGTTCGGGCGGACAGCGTTTTGTTTGCCGGGTTTGATGGCAGTAGGGTATTCATGAAGGCTGAAAACGCTCAAGCCAACGGCGGGCAGACTCAAGGGTCTCTCATTTATGATGTATTAAGCCCGGGGGGGAAACCGCAGGAAAACCTTACTGTCACGACACTTGGATCAGCGCAGGATATGACGGCGCAGATTTCATATGTTCATGTCGCGACGGCGGATATCGGAGAAAAAAATATTAAAGGCCAGATGCGCACACAACGGACGGAGAACGGCGATACAACGCAGATGATTTCAAACGGCTCATTTCAGGTGAGGGATGAGCACGGTTCGAGAACAGTCATTCTGGATAAAACGCGTACACAGACGGACAAAGCGCCGCCCATCACGGCACCGGCGTTTACGGTCGGTTCCGACATCAGCACGTCAGGGCAGGCGGGCCTTGACAAGGCACTCGGTGACTTTGACGGGCCGTCATACGCCTTGGCGCCGCCAACAACACGATGGCAGGCCGTATACATGCTGCTTATGAACTAAACATGCAAACAATAAAATGAGCGCATTGGCTAGAGCCGATGCGTTCATTTTTTTTGGACTCACGATTTGCAGGAATCCGACATGGTCATCGATGTAAAATAAGCTAAGGCAGATTGTCAGCAGTCGCGCAACGGCAAAAATGCACATAAAATGCATGAGCGGATGTAAAAGTGCTGCAGGTCAGTAAAGCGGGATAATTTTGCGGTATGGAGATACACTAAATTTGCGCAATTCATCCTTGGGGGGAGGTATCGCAGTGACTCGGGAAGAATGGTTAAACGACAAGCATTTTGATGAGCTGAGCCGAGAGATGAATGGAGAAACCGGAAAATTCAATTATCAGGTGCTCGATGACCGAGGCGGTTTTTTATCTGTGAAGGAGCTGAGCGCCGAGCAGATGATAAATGAAAAAATGGGTTCACATGAGCTCCAGGCAAACTGAACCGTTTCCGGAATAACAAGGCCGTTTCCGTTTCAGGATGCGGTCTTGTTATTAACGATGGGAATATTGAAACAGGCTAAGCCTTCCTTTCTCCAAAGGAGCAAAAGTCGGTATTGCCGAAAAGCCTGTATCTTCTGAAGAATTCGTTTTGGCACAGGACAAGCCCGCACTGAAACGCATTTTGAACACCGTATTTGCAGTCACGGCAGTAGACGATTTCCGGCGTCCTGCTGTTCCAGGCGTCAATTGCCTCCCGCTCGGTCGCGTGCCATTTTTCAGCAAATTGAACGGGGCATTTGTAATTGGTATCGATCACGCGGTATGCGCCGGAGAAGTTTAGGATTTTTGCATCAGCCCCGCAGAACGGGCAGGGCAGGAGTTTCTTGTCCATGACGGCCTCCTTTCGATCGGCAATATTATGTAACCCTGATGCATCGCATATTCATTCATTCTTGTATATGCACAGGGGGATGCAATTGCTACGATAACGGCCGCAAAAAAGGCATGACGTGTTGCCCCGTCATGCCTTTTTTAGATCCTGTGTTTATTTTATTAAACTCAGATTTAAATCAACGCCAATAATAAAGCAGACGGCACCGCTCGCGTCGTAGCAGGGCATGGAGAGGGTGACGCATCTGTTTTTTGTAATGCCTGATATGTAAATCGATGAAATGAAGTTTTCGCCTTTTAAAGCAGCCTGGAACCAGTCACGCATGGCGGCGTTGGCGATTCCCGCCGCCGGAATAGAACAGATAAACCGGCCGTTCGGCTCGTTTGTCCATGCCGCTTCGACAAGGTCATGCCGATTTTTAAAAGCGCCGAGCAGCTTCGCGTGCGTCTCTGGGTCTTTCTGAACGATGTCAGGCGCTGAGCAGAGTTCGCTTTTCATAAGAGGGAAAAAGCGGCGGCAAAGGTCCGATGTCTTCTCGTCAAGCGCTTCGGTGGCTTCACTGCCGGCACTGCCGGACGCAGCCAGAAGTTCGCCGGAAGCGCTGTTTAGTTTGGAGCCCATATCTGAAATGTTTTCGATGCCCTTTTTTTGATTCAGCGCGGCGTTGTAGACGCTCTCAACGTGGCTGCCGGTTTCGCCGATGAGGACTTCAACCTCGTCAATCTGCTGGCTGATCTCCTCGGCGAGCCGTGCCTCGTCGTCGGACAGGGTGCTGACCTGGCGAACCATATCGGCAACGCTCGTAAAAGAGGCGTTGATGTTTTTAAGGTTTTTTTCAACGTTTCTGGACCGGAGCACACCCTCGTCCACACGGTCGTTATTTTCCTTGACGACGGCACTGACGTCGGTT belongs to Oscillospiraceae bacterium CM and includes:
- a CDS encoding acyltransferase, whose translation is MNRPQNHKPELSALNVLLCLLVIFIHVSSAPVTALYKDSWQYIAVLIPWRLSAFVVQGFLFLSGLKLFLNSRGEIRYKRFYLSRFIKIVVPYILWNVLYDLYFIHQGYFAFSWRSLGFSLLSGTLVSPFYFIVVLVQFYALAPLWRWIVLKVPPRIALGCAVLITLVLGQYLPDIITAISPKTHFPYTDRVLTTYVFYWLSGCYAGLYYEKVTSFLKRHFILIATLFAAVSLLEAVFSVFAFSKERNIIWLEDWHFLYCSAAILFFWTLLSRFYTHRKIGNPLLNAVNAASYDIFLMHCLIIFIVNGVMAQLGISGIATTYLIRIAAVYVITICLSILWGRLKGRIIKWLSSLRSRRTLPAK
- a CDS encoding ACT domain-containing protein, which encodes MRAIVTVIGKDQVGIIANVCTLLADFGVNILDISQTILQEYFTMIMLVDPSDCRIPFDELSKSLKTSGDERNLSIRIQREDIFEAMHRI
- the yfbR gene encoding 5'-deoxynucleotidase, encoding MDYSFYAFISRLKNIGRWSLMRNSSPENVQEHSHMTAVIAHALAVIRRDVYGIDCDPGKAAAVALFHDASEIFTGDMPTPVKYHNPDIRAAYKQVEALASEKLLMTLPDALRGAYAPLLSCTAEQGGLAELIKAADKLAAYIKCLEELKTGNMEFKSAAAQTLSKLKSLGMPEVDYFMAHFIRAFELTLDELDFSVGRS
- a CDS encoding Lar family restriction alleviation protein — its product is MDKKLLPCPFCGADAKILNFSGAYRVIDTNYKCPVQFAEKWHATEREAIDAWNSRTPEIVYCRDCKYGVQNAFQCGLVLCQNEFFRRYRLFGNTDFCSFGERKA
- a CDS encoding chemotaxis protein, giving the protein MKNLLTLLQLSIIAVFIGIFFFTPIPKSPAAITFAAVISVLTVISALRAAAETRRLQNKVTHLARELGVASSRISSVSQEIGITIDENNAYSSDLFDQTRVMASLTSDVNLHIGETIRQVKGLITFSDEMRDTAARLNETSSASFDTVQSSISEILGIVDTINEIKVTSGRASASMDRLTAAAGEVLAIIGKINDISRQMHLISLNASVEAARAGRNGSGFAVVAKEFQMLAETTDLSIKDISKLIHTMQNEVTDVSAVVKENNDRVDEGVLRSRNVEKNLKNINASFTSVADMVRQVSTLSDDEARLAEEISQQIDEVEVLIGETGSHVESVYNAALNQKKGIENISDMGSKLNSASGELLAASGSAGSEATEALDEKTSDLCRRFFPLMKSELCSAPDIVQKDPETHAKLLGAFKNRHDLVEAAWTNEPNGRFICSIPAAGIANAAMRDWFQAALKGENFISSIYISGITKNRCVTLSMPCYDASGAVCFIIGVDLNLSLIK